The Sinorhizobium fredii USDA 257 region TCACGTCGCCAAGGCGGCCTGACGAGATCCGTCGAATTCCATCTCAACGGCCGCGGGAGTTCGGGCGGAATTGCCCCTCACCCCAGCCCTCTCCCCGCATGCGGGGAGAGGGGATTCGGAGGCCGCGGCATATCCCTTCGCCCCGCTTGCGGGGAGGAGGTGCCGGCAGGCGGATGAGGCGCCACTGCGCGACAGCCGATAGGCGTCGTGCGCGGCGGTCAAAAATCGAAACGCGGTGCCGAGCGTTCTAACATCGCGGTTCCCGGATCAACGGACCAAATAGCGCGGATGGCCATCTGCAGGTCGTCCACGAGCCGCCTGACATCGGCTTCGTCGCCGGCGTGCAGCGCCTCGGCAACGATCAACACGCTCGCAGTGTCGTCCCGGACGGCCGAATAGCCGCTCTGACGATTGGTCCAGCGGCGCGCATGGGCGCGGCCTTCCACGTCGGCATAGATGACCTCCTGCGGCTCGTGGGTGCTCGATCTCGCCGGCGAACGTCACGTAGATCTCGTCTCCGGTAGCGTGCCGTACCTCGAGATGGCCCGCCACTTTGGCGAGATCGAAGACGGCGACGGGAACGGCAAAGGCGAGCGAAGCCGCATTGCAAAGATCGATCAGCGGATGGATTTTTGGCAGCGTTCCCTCCTTCCTGAACCGCCGGAGCAGCGCCTCGGAGGCCGAGCGATATTGCGTCGGCTTCAGCCCCATGCGCGAGAAGGCGCGGCGCCAAGCCTGGATTTCGGGTAGCTCACCCTCCGCAGCATCTGCAAGTCGGGCTTTCGCCACGGCCTCGAACTGCGCGGCACAGGCTGCGACGGATGCGTCACGATGGATGCCCTTTACATGAAGGACACCCGCCGCAAGCTCGAGAAACTCGCTCCAGATATCGCTCGAGTGACGGAAATACATAGGGTCCTCTTTCTCACTGTGCCTTGGATTGCGGGCTAAGAGCGCTCGGAGTCCTCGATGCAGGCAGGCCAATGCCGACGACTGCGGCGAGAACGCAGCCGATGCCGAGCAACTGGTTGAGCGCCAAGGGCTCGCCGAGCACCGCGAAGGCAAGAAGCACGGCGGAAACCGGCGCCAGCGCGGTGAAGACCGAAGCCTCCGAACCGCTCACTTTCGCCAGCCCCGCATACCAGAGCACGAAGCCGCCGACGGTCGGCACGAGCGCATAATAGACCACTGCCGCGATGGCCGACACGGTCATCTGGCCGGTCCAGGGAAGCTCCGTAAGCGCAATCGGTGCGGCGATCGCGCCACCGAGACCCGCCATCAGGCTCGACAGGGCGAGCGGCGGGATTTCCGTTTTCAGACGCTTGTTGAGGAGGATGAAAAGGCCCTCGCAGACGACCGCGCCGAAAATCAGAGCGCTGCCCGCGAGTGAATGCGGATGGTCGGCATCGGGTCGGAAAACGATCGCCAAGACCCCCGCGGCGGCAAGGGCGACCGCCAGGAGAACCGAGCGCTGCGGCCGTTCACCGAGGACGACGA contains the following coding sequences:
- a CDS encoding DMT family transporter, producing MSKQFQGYLYLSLAMLLVGSTVVASKIIASGLPPFTATALRFAIALPLFLVLIRLTATPSPRATRRDWVILLLQAGAGSVGYTTLLISGLKFTPATDAGVIIGTLPVVSAAIAIVVLGERPQRSVLLAVALAAAGVLAIVFRPDADHPHSLAGSALIFGAVVCEGLFILLNKRLKTEIPPLALSSLMAGLGGAIAAPIALTELPWTGQMTVSAIAAVVYYALVPTVGGFVLWYAGLAKVSGSEASVFTALAPVSAVLLAFAVLGEPLALNQLLGIGCVLAAVVGIGLPASRTPSALSPQSKAQ